One Acropora palmata chromosome 2, jaAcrPala1.3, whole genome shotgun sequence genomic window carries:
- the LOC141874771 gene encoding uncharacterized protein LOC141874771 produces the protein MVNFCALLGCSNRSNREKDKGYHCISAIVSRSKPKKQALSVERRATWLARIRREDPAADATEFCRVCGDHFISGWDGRVSDKHLAENCGLLDHLSPGDVILADRGFDIQESVGLYCSTIRIPAFTKGKKQLGGIEVEQTRRIANVRTHVERVIGNIRSTDMFWVQLSPSTLLLWGMER, from the exons ATGGTGAACTTTTGTGCGTTGCTTGGCTGCTCAAATCGTTCCAACAGAGAGAAAGACAAAGGATATCATTGTATTTCCGCAATCGTGTCAAGATCGAAGCCCAAAAAGCAAGCTTTGAGTGTCGAACGTCGAGCGACTTGGCTCGCCCGTATTAGAAGGGAAGATCCAGCAGCTGACGCTACTGAATTTTGCAGAGTTTGCGGTGACCATTTTATATCAG GGTGGGATGGTAGAGTCAGTGACAAACACCTCGCAGAAAATTGTGGGCTTCTGGACCATCTCAGCCCAGGAGATGTCATTTTAGCAGATAGGGGGTTTGATATTCAAGAATCAGTAGGATTGTATTGTTCAACTATCAGAATCCCTGCATTCACCAAGGGGAAAAAGCAGTTGGGTGGCATTGAAGTGGAGCAAACTAGACGAATTGCAAATGTCAGAACTCATGTGGAGAGGGTTATTGGGAACATTCGTAGTACAGATATGTTCTGGGTGCAACTCAGCCCATCGACTTTGTTACTGTGGGGAATGGAGAGGTGA
- the LOC141874750 gene encoding uncharacterized protein LOC141874750 isoform X1 translates to MRTHFATVSSCKYNLKRTFNEPRCKTNRAKDNFVMASRYLLPWNSDRRLSDDSAIVFLPFSALQMKKTMCYNEDHQTPSCFDALEKLEKMYANDGPMKWVIEQLKKIEADRAAQRSDEKLGKVIEAIVKACEKFESGSEVQGGVLDIISSLANHPAVPAIKVLYSVIGLILTYHKPEKPSVVQQLAKIVHDEVLSFNKKLQDQKFDGLGRRMTDQVDQLRRMRPGEKLDDSSLWNDYVQFMGELSNRFESPLPFKYDKGSLSKDAEVADFLTAVVTYCQAYSCFMALLTAVKGKFSGMGDNYKEDEEVVDRKIRCQRRDAVKKLAFLSDEKNLTFLGRLPYEGGKLTKILVLSRNLQRKLLVEEVRRSLGMPEMPKLEKVESAAEKVSRQSVKLRLDERHQLPHGNYYKWMSVFAPDYWVQFVNETDFPMRVVLGTVAPSGTNELEFVHDIKPHASHIVHFKTHTCADEPGVTIVTVHSNSAFGYLTIYLNGTLNSEREPPVQDARVIEFALSWSEFWFYIMKRVNIEEKTSSEFTQGQGTYSTMKSDEAKTTKTIYWFDCGRHYMAKAEISQTLLYVIWRFVIQDFDPYKVED, encoded by the exons ATGCGCACTCATTTTGCCACGGTGTCGAGttgtaaatataatttaaaGCGCACTTTTAACGAACCGAGATGTAAGACCAACAGAGCCAAAGACAATTTTGTTATGGCCTCACGCTATCTG TTGCCTTGGAATAGTGACAGACGATTGAGTGACGATTCAGCGAtcgtttttcttcctttcagtgctcttcaaatgaaaaagactATGTGTTACAATGAAGACCACCAGACCCCTTCCTGTTTTGATGCACTCGAGAAGTTGGAAAAAATGTATGCAAACGATGGACCAATGAAATGGGTGATTGAACAGCTGAAGAAAATCGAGGCGGACAGAGCTGCCCAACGGTCAGATGAAAAATTGGGTAAAGTTATTGAAGCGATTGTAAAAGCCTGCGAGAAATTCGAAAGTGGCAGTGAAGTGCAAGGAGGAGTTTTAGATATAATATCAAGCCTTGCAAATCACCCTGCTGTACCGGCTATTAAAGTCCTTTATAGTGTAATTGGCTTGATTCTTACTTACCATAAACCAGAGAAGCCAAGTGTAGTGCAGCAACTGGCAAAAATCGTCCATGACGAGGTTCTCAGTTTCAACAAAAAGCTGCAGGACCAAAAATTTGACGGCCTCGGGCGACGCATGACGGACCAGGTAGACCAGCTACGTAGGATGAGACCAGGCGAGAAACTGGATGACTCAAGCTTGTGGAATGATTACGTTCAATTTATGGGTGAACTTTCCAACAGATTTGAGTCACCACTGCCATTTAAGTACGACAAGGGGTCCCTATCAAAAGATGCTGAAGTGGCAGATTTTCTGACTGCCGTGGTGACTTACTGCCAAGCGTACAGTTGTTTCATGGCGCTGCTGACAGCTGTAAAAGGAAAGTTTTCGGGAATGGGTGACAATTATAAGGAAGATGAAGAAGTAGTGGATCGGAAAATCCGTTGCCAGAGAAGAGATGCAGTAAAGAAGCTTGCATTCCTCTCAGATGAAAAGAATTTAACATTTCTTGGGAGACTTCCGTATGAAGGTGGCAAACTGACAAAGATCCTTGTTTTAAGCCGAAATCTCCAGCGTAAGCTTTTGGTAGAAGAGGTAAGAAGAAGCTTAGGCATGCCCGAAATGCCCAAGTTGGAGAAAGTTGAATCTGCCGCAGAAAAGGTGTCTCGCCAGTCGGTGAAGTTGAGGTTAGATGAGCGGCATCAACTACCTCATGGAAACTATTACAAATGGATGTCGGTGTTTGCGCCAGATTATTGGGTTCAGTTTGTTAACGAGACTGACTTTCCCATGAGGGTTGTATTGGGCACGGTTGCTCCGTCCGGGACAAATGAACTCGAGTTTGTCCACGATATTAAGCCCCATGCATCACACATAGTGCACTTTAAAACCCATACGTGCGCCGATGAGCCCGGTGTTACGATTGTGACTGTCCATTCTAATTCAGCTTTTGGTTATCTCACCATTTACTTGAATGGAACTCTGAATTCAGAGAGAGAACCTCCTGTACAAGATGCAAGGGTAATCGAGTTTGCCCTGTCATGGAGCGAGTTCTGGTTTTATATCATGAAAAGAGTAAATATCGAAGAAAAAACTAGCAGTGAATTCACCCAAGGCCAAGGCACCTACAGCACAATGAAATCTGACGAGGCAAAGACCACAAAGACCATATACTGGTTTGATTGTGGACGACACTACATGGCAAAAGCGGAAATCAGCCAAACGCTTTTATATGTGATTTGGCGATTTGTAATTCAAGACTTTGATCCCTATAAAGTTGAAGATTGA
- the LOC141874750 gene encoding uncharacterized protein LOC141874750 isoform X2, with amino-acid sequence MKKTMCYNEDHQTPSCFDALEKLEKMYANDGPMKWVIEQLKKIEADRAAQRSDEKLGKVIEAIVKACEKFESGSEVQGGVLDIISSLANHPAVPAIKVLYSVIGLILTYHKPEKPSVVQQLAKIVHDEVLSFNKKLQDQKFDGLGRRMTDQVDQLRRMRPGEKLDDSSLWNDYVQFMGELSNRFESPLPFKYDKGSLSKDAEVADFLTAVVTYCQAYSCFMALLTAVKGKFSGMGDNYKEDEEVVDRKIRCQRRDAVKKLAFLSDEKNLTFLGRLPYEGGKLTKILVLSRNLQRKLLVEEVRRSLGMPEMPKLEKVESAAEKVSRQSVKLRLDERHQLPHGNYYKWMSVFAPDYWVQFVNETDFPMRVVLGTVAPSGTNELEFVHDIKPHASHIVHFKTHTCADEPGVTIVTVHSNSAFGYLTIYLNGTLNSEREPPVQDARVIEFALSWSEFWFYIMKRVNIEEKTSSEFTQGQGTYSTMKSDEAKTTKTIYWFDCGRHYMAKAEISQTLLYVIWRFVIQDFDPYKVED; translated from the coding sequence atgaaaaagactATGTGTTACAATGAAGACCACCAGACCCCTTCCTGTTTTGATGCACTCGAGAAGTTGGAAAAAATGTATGCAAACGATGGACCAATGAAATGGGTGATTGAACAGCTGAAGAAAATCGAGGCGGACAGAGCTGCCCAACGGTCAGATGAAAAATTGGGTAAAGTTATTGAAGCGATTGTAAAAGCCTGCGAGAAATTCGAAAGTGGCAGTGAAGTGCAAGGAGGAGTTTTAGATATAATATCAAGCCTTGCAAATCACCCTGCTGTACCGGCTATTAAAGTCCTTTATAGTGTAATTGGCTTGATTCTTACTTACCATAAACCAGAGAAGCCAAGTGTAGTGCAGCAACTGGCAAAAATCGTCCATGACGAGGTTCTCAGTTTCAACAAAAAGCTGCAGGACCAAAAATTTGACGGCCTCGGGCGACGCATGACGGACCAGGTAGACCAGCTACGTAGGATGAGACCAGGCGAGAAACTGGATGACTCAAGCTTGTGGAATGATTACGTTCAATTTATGGGTGAACTTTCCAACAGATTTGAGTCACCACTGCCATTTAAGTACGACAAGGGGTCCCTATCAAAAGATGCTGAAGTGGCAGATTTTCTGACTGCCGTGGTGACTTACTGCCAAGCGTACAGTTGTTTCATGGCGCTGCTGACAGCTGTAAAAGGAAAGTTTTCGGGAATGGGTGACAATTATAAGGAAGATGAAGAAGTAGTGGATCGGAAAATCCGTTGCCAGAGAAGAGATGCAGTAAAGAAGCTTGCATTCCTCTCAGATGAAAAGAATTTAACATTTCTTGGGAGACTTCCGTATGAAGGTGGCAAACTGACAAAGATCCTTGTTTTAAGCCGAAATCTCCAGCGTAAGCTTTTGGTAGAAGAGGTAAGAAGAAGCTTAGGCATGCCCGAAATGCCCAAGTTGGAGAAAGTTGAATCTGCCGCAGAAAAGGTGTCTCGCCAGTCGGTGAAGTTGAGGTTAGATGAGCGGCATCAACTACCTCATGGAAACTATTACAAATGGATGTCGGTGTTTGCGCCAGATTATTGGGTTCAGTTTGTTAACGAGACTGACTTTCCCATGAGGGTTGTATTGGGCACGGTTGCTCCGTCCGGGACAAATGAACTCGAGTTTGTCCACGATATTAAGCCCCATGCATCACACATAGTGCACTTTAAAACCCATACGTGCGCCGATGAGCCCGGTGTTACGATTGTGACTGTCCATTCTAATTCAGCTTTTGGTTATCTCACCATTTACTTGAATGGAACTCTGAATTCAGAGAGAGAACCTCCTGTACAAGATGCAAGGGTAATCGAGTTTGCCCTGTCATGGAGCGAGTTCTGGTTTTATATCATGAAAAGAGTAAATATCGAAGAAAAAACTAGCAGTGAATTCACCCAAGGCCAAGGCACCTACAGCACAATGAAATCTGACGAGGCAAAGACCACAAAGACCATATACTGGTTTGATTGTGGACGACACTACATGGCAAAAGCGGAAATCAGCCAAACGCTTTTATATGTGATTTGGCGATTTGTAATTCAAGACTTTGATCCCTATAAAGTTGAAGATTGA